The following are encoded together in the Xanthomonas sacchari genome:
- a CDS encoding PLP-dependent aminotransferase family protein: MRLYEALASQLREQIAQGTLRAGERLPSIRQLAAGHGISAATAVQACLQLEREGRVQARPRSGYFVRAAVTPQPAGAGAATRRRAPGAVANPALQGVLDMLARSDLVPLHTATPAAALLPGAPLASALARQLRRQRSAALDYAPPQGHAALRRQIAQRYAHCATAVAADEVVVTAGAMEAISLALRTLTAPGDVVLVETPTYHGILQAVAALRLKVLEVPNRPGQGIDAARLDALLQRTPARAAVLVPNFNNPLGSLTPDAAKRALLDSCARHGTVVIEDDIYGELDWSGQRPRPLRHFDTHGNVITCGAFSKVLAPGLRVGWLLGGAWTDALVRAKYFSTIGGASLPQLALADYLQRHDLERHLRKLRRTLADNGQRLREAVLRHWPAGTRIGDPAGGLSLWLQLADGGSGQALFEAALAAGIGTSPGHLFSSRGDYTDHLRLSCGQPWSETLEHAMRRLGTLAARLPR, encoded by the coding sequence ATGCGCCTGTACGAAGCCCTCGCCAGCCAGCTGCGCGAACAGATCGCGCAGGGCACGCTGCGTGCCGGCGAGCGCCTGCCGTCGATCCGGCAACTGGCCGCCGGCCACGGCATCAGCGCCGCCACCGCGGTGCAGGCCTGTCTGCAGTTGGAACGCGAAGGCCGGGTGCAGGCACGCCCGCGCTCGGGCTACTTCGTGCGCGCCGCGGTCACGCCGCAACCGGCCGGCGCAGGCGCCGCTACCCGGCGGCGCGCGCCGGGCGCGGTCGCCAATCCGGCGCTGCAGGGCGTGCTGGACATGCTCGCGCGTTCGGACCTGGTGCCGCTGCACACCGCCACACCGGCGGCGGCGCTGCTGCCCGGCGCGCCCCTGGCCAGCGCACTGGCGCGGCAGCTGCGCCGCCAGCGCAGCGCCGCGCTCGACTACGCGCCGCCGCAGGGCCATGCCGCGCTGCGCCGGCAGATCGCGCAGCGCTACGCGCATTGCGCCACCGCCGTCGCTGCCGACGAGGTGGTGGTGACCGCCGGCGCGATGGAAGCGATCAGCCTGGCCCTGCGCACCCTCACCGCGCCGGGCGACGTGGTGCTGGTCGAGACCCCGACCTACCACGGCATCCTGCAGGCGGTGGCGGCGCTGCGCCTGAAGGTGCTGGAAGTCCCGAACCGCCCGGGCCAGGGCATCGACGCCGCGCGTCTGGATGCGCTGCTGCAGCGCACGCCGGCGCGCGCCGCGGTGCTGGTGCCGAACTTCAATAATCCGCTCGGCAGTCTCACCCCCGATGCCGCCAAACGCGCCCTGCTGGACAGTTGCGCGCGCCACGGCACGGTGGTGATCGAGGACGACATCTACGGCGAGCTCGATTGGTCGGGGCAGCGTCCGCGGCCGCTGCGCCATTTCGACACCCACGGCAACGTGATCACCTGTGGCGCCTTCTCCAAGGTGCTGGCGCCCGGCCTGCGCGTGGGCTGGCTGCTCGGTGGCGCCTGGACCGACGCGCTGGTGCGCGCCAAGTACTTCTCCACCATCGGCGGCGCCAGCTTGCCGCAACTGGCCCTGGCCGACTACCTGCAGCGGCACGACCTGGAACGCCACCTGCGCAAGCTGCGCCGCACCCTGGCCGACAACGGCCAGCGCCTGCGCGAAGCGGTGCTGCGGCACTGGCCGGCCGGCACCCGCATCGGCGACCCGGCCGGCGGCCTGTCGCTGTGGCTGCAACTGGCCGACGGCGGCAGCGGCCAGGCCTTGTTCGAGGCCGCCCTCGCCGCCGGCATCGGCACCTCGCCCGGGCATCTGTTCTCCAGCCGCGGCGACTACACCGACCACCTGCGGCTGAGCTGCGGCCAGCCGTGGAGCGAGACCCTGGAACACGCCATGCGGCGGCTGGGCACGCTGGCGGCGCGGCTGCCGCGCTGA
- a CDS encoding PhzF family phenazine biosynthesis protein, whose product MQLPLFIVDAFTTVRFRGNPAAVVPLQAWLPDALMQAIASENNLSETAFFVREADGAFAIRWFSPLREVGFCGHATLASAFVVATQGLASLPLRFRAAAVGELAVDREADGRFVLRFPNQAPTALATVPQALAQALSIAPQAAYRNDQAYIAVYADEAQVRAVVPDLARMLALAPRDVAVTAPGREHDFVSRYFWPANGGAEDPVTGSIHAALAPLWAQRLGKRDLRAWQASARGGELDCRVLPDHVQVRGAAVQYLHGSIAL is encoded by the coding sequence GTGCAACTGCCGCTGTTCATCGTCGATGCCTTCACCACGGTGCGGTTCCGCGGCAACCCGGCCGCGGTGGTGCCGCTGCAGGCGTGGTTGCCGGACGCGCTGATGCAGGCCATTGCCAGCGAGAACAATCTGTCGGAGACCGCGTTCTTCGTGCGCGAGGCCGACGGCGCGTTCGCGATCCGTTGGTTCTCGCCGCTGCGCGAAGTGGGGTTCTGCGGCCATGCCACCCTGGCCAGCGCGTTTGTCGTGGCCACCCAAGGTCTGGCATCGCTGCCGTTGCGGTTCCGCGCCGCGGCGGTCGGCGAACTGGCGGTGGACCGCGAGGCCGACGGGCGCTTCGTCCTGCGCTTTCCGAACCAGGCGCCGACCGCGCTGGCGACGGTGCCGCAGGCGCTCGCGCAGGCGTTGTCGATCGCGCCGCAGGCGGCGTACCGCAACGACCAGGCCTACATCGCCGTGTACGCGGACGAAGCCCAGGTGCGCGCGGTGGTGCCGGACCTGGCGCGGATGCTGGCGCTGGCGCCGCGCGATGTCGCGGTCACTGCGCCCGGGCGCGAACACGATTTCGTCTCGCGCTATTTCTGGCCGGCCAACGGCGGTGCCGAGGATCCGGTGACCGGCTCGATCCACGCCGCGCTGGCGCCGCTGTGGGCGCAGCGCCTGGGCAAGCGCGACCTGCGTGCGTGGCAGGCCTCGGCGCGCGGCGGCGAACTGGACTGCCGGGTGCTGCCGGACCACGTGCAGGTGCGCGGCGCGGCGGTGCAGTACCTGCACGGGAGCATCGCGCTATGA
- a CDS encoding DMT family transporter, with product MSAAVATSAGASRRALWQLLLAEVLIGSVGVFVHESGQDPVTAVFYRCLFGALFLTVCGLLGGQLRGLWRERALLRDAALSGVLLVLNWVALFAGMARSSIGVATMVYHVFPFVMLILAAVLQGERSRRADLGWTLLAFVGVACSADPLRLWSSADRGYLGGIALTLLGALLCGASLLMSRRISRERPLAVVTVQCWVGAAMLAGFSSSAALHPGRHWFWLVGLGVIHSGVVYVLFYSAYRHLHVAAIAVVAFVYPLVTLLLDYLLYGHRLVPVQWLGLGLIVLGTLAVNLRWSWPRRALAAS from the coding sequence ATGAGCGCGGCCGTCGCGACATCCGCGGGCGCGTCCCGGCGGGCACTGTGGCAGTTGCTGCTGGCCGAGGTGCTGATCGGCTCGGTCGGCGTGTTCGTGCACGAGAGCGGCCAGGATCCGGTGACCGCGGTGTTCTACCGCTGCCTGTTCGGCGCGCTGTTCCTGACCGTGTGCGGCCTGCTCGGCGGGCAGTTGCGCGGCCTGTGGCGCGAGCGCGCGCTGCTGCGCGACGCGGCGCTCAGCGGCGTGTTGCTGGTGCTCAACTGGGTGGCGCTGTTCGCCGGCATGGCGCGCTCGTCGATCGGCGTGGCGACCATGGTCTACCACGTGTTCCCGTTCGTCATGCTGATCCTGGCAGCGGTGCTGCAGGGCGAGCGCAGCCGCCGTGCCGACCTGGGTTGGACGCTGCTGGCCTTCGTCGGCGTGGCCTGTTCGGCCGATCCGCTGCGGCTGTGGTCCAGCGCCGACCGCGGCTACCTGGGCGGGATCGCGTTGACGCTGCTGGGTGCGCTGCTGTGTGGCGCCTCGTTGCTGATGTCTCGGCGGATCAGCCGCGAGCGGCCGCTGGCGGTGGTGACGGTGCAGTGCTGGGTCGGGGCGGCGATGCTGGCCGGCTTCTCCAGCAGCGCCGCGCTGCATCCCGGCCGCCACTGGTTCTGGCTGGTCGGCCTGGGGGTGATCCACAGCGGCGTGGTGTACGTGCTGTTCTACAGCGCCTACCGGCACCTGCACGTGGCGGCGATCGCGGTGGTGGCCTTCGTCTACCCGCTGGTGACGCTGCTGCTGGACTACCTGCTGTACGGCCACCGGCTGGTGCCGGTGCAGTGGCTGGGCCTGGGGCTGATCGTGCTGGGCACGCTGGCGGTCAATCTGCGCTGGTCCTGGCCGCGCCGGGCGTTGGCCGCGTCGTAG
- a CDS encoding DegV family protein, protein MRIGIVVDSACDLPQDYIAQHDLVVLPISVRLGGTVLADQRDEAATLEFLHAQVSAHGAEAETVPYSVAQIRELFLGRLVIDYDHVFCLTIAKTRSPIHDHAQQAGFAILSDYKPIRQAAGHASPFALRVIDTQNLFAAQAVVAVEAVRLRADGAGVQAIRERLETLAEHTHGYMIARDLYYLRSRARSKGDRSVGLLSAALGSALDIKPVLHCHRGETAPVAKLKGFDHAVQTLFGLAAKRVAAGLMTPTLCLSYGGELAELRALPGYAALRQACDGHGVELQESVMSLTGMVNVGKGALVLGFAGEALRFG, encoded by the coding sequence ATGCGTATCGGCATCGTCGTAGATTCCGCCTGCGATCTGCCGCAGGACTACATCGCGCAACACGACCTGGTGGTCCTGCCGATCAGCGTGCGCCTCGGCGGCACCGTGCTGGCCGATCAGCGCGACGAAGCGGCGACCCTGGAATTCCTGCACGCGCAGGTCAGCGCGCACGGCGCCGAGGCCGAGACCGTGCCGTACAGCGTGGCGCAGATCCGCGAGCTGTTCCTGGGCAGGCTGGTCATCGACTACGACCACGTGTTCTGCCTGACCATCGCCAAGACCCGCAGCCCGATCCACGACCACGCGCAGCAGGCCGGCTTCGCCATCCTCAGCGACTACAAGCCGATCCGCCAGGCCGCCGGTCACGCCTCGCCGTTCGCGCTGCGGGTGATCGACACCCAGAACCTGTTCGCCGCGCAGGCGGTGGTCGCCGTCGAGGCGGTGCGCTTGCGCGCCGACGGCGCCGGCGTGCAGGCCATCCGCGAGCGGCTGGAGACGCTGGCCGAGCACACCCATGGCTACATGATCGCGCGCGACCTGTACTACCTGCGCAGCCGCGCGCGCAGCAAGGGTGACCGCAGCGTCGGCCTGCTCAGCGCCGCGCTCGGCTCGGCCCTGGACATCAAGCCGGTGCTGCACTGCCACCGCGGCGAGACCGCGCCGGTGGCCAAGCTCAAGGGCTTCGACCACGCCGTGCAGACCCTGTTCGGCCTGGCCGCCAAGCGCGTGGCTGCCGGGCTGATGACGCCCACGCTGTGCCTGAGCTACGGCGGCGAGCTGGCGGAACTGCGCGCCCTGCCCGGCTACGCGGCGCTGCGCCAGGCCTGCGACGGCCACGGCGTAGAGCTGCAGGAAAGCGTGATGAGCCTGACCGGCATGGTCAATGTCGGCAAGGGCGCGCTGGTGCTGGGCTTCGCCGGCGAGGCGTTGCGCTTCGGCTGA
- a CDS encoding 2-hydroxychromene-2-carboxylate isomerase translates to MTLRWYFDFISPFSYLHWQQVKTLPEFDRIQPVPIVFGAVLAQLQARGPAEVPHKREFTYRFVQWQAQQQGVPLRFPPAHPFNPLTALRLCVAAGTTPQAIDAIFDWLWRDGHAGDDAAALAPLGQALGIADVAAATADAQVKAQLRANTEQALAAGVFGVPTLQIDDTLLWGNDAHPLMRAVLADPQLLQRGEMARLATLPAAVQRGA, encoded by the coding sequence ATGACATTGCGCTGGTACTTCGATTTCATCTCGCCGTTTTCCTATCTGCACTGGCAGCAGGTGAAAACGCTTCCGGAGTTCGACCGGATCCAGCCGGTGCCGATCGTGTTCGGCGCGGTGCTGGCGCAGTTGCAGGCACGCGGGCCGGCCGAGGTGCCGCACAAGCGCGAGTTCACCTACCGCTTCGTGCAGTGGCAGGCGCAGCAGCAGGGCGTGCCGCTGCGTTTCCCGCCGGCGCACCCGTTCAACCCGCTGACCGCGCTGCGCCTGTGCGTCGCCGCCGGCACCACGCCGCAGGCCATCGACGCGATCTTCGACTGGCTGTGGCGCGACGGCCACGCCGGCGACGACGCCGCGGCGCTGGCGCCGCTCGGCCAGGCACTGGGCATCGCCGACGTGGCTGCGGCCACCGCCGATGCGCAGGTCAAGGCGCAGCTGCGCGCCAACACCGAGCAGGCGCTGGCGGCCGGCGTGTTCGGCGTGCCGACCCTGCAGATCGACGACACCCTGCTGTGGGGCAACGACGCGCACCCGCTGATGCGGGCGGTGCTGGCCGATCCGCAACTGCTGCAGCGCGGCGAGATGGCACGCCTGGCGACGCTGCCGGCCGCCGTGCAGCGGGGCGCCTGA
- a CDS encoding cellulase → MHASAPVSAAASPRLPATVVGPRRGRTRVLRALFAAALFAVAPLALAGPYQVYGNQYAWVNNFNDPNNVIQGTFHSGSTPSMTVTFNFPNASLYGYPAILRGSHYGFNPTADRTFPRQVSALRSLPATFAYSSGGSNLAGDFAYDLFFRWDSTVSSSAIPQAEVMIWGGHNSYPIGTLTASNVISAGGYTFDLWEGMNSAAGYYVYTFIPHNTAGQPTLPSNGNLNIDIKPFLTWLHTHRAQDGRFSNAMYLHVVEAGFEVVRGNGWAWIQANIGAN, encoded by the coding sequence ATGCACGCTTCCGCTCCCGTTTCCGCTGCCGCTTCGCCGCGCCTGCCCGCCACCGTCGTCGGGCCGCGGCGCGGCCGGACGCGCGTCCTGCGCGCGCTGTTCGCCGCCGCCCTGTTCGCCGTCGCGCCGCTGGCGCTGGCCGGTCCCTACCAGGTGTACGGCAACCAGTACGCGTGGGTGAACAACTTCAACGATCCCAACAACGTCATCCAGGGTACGTTCCACAGCGGCAGCACGCCGAGCATGACCGTGACCTTCAATTTCCCCAACGCCAGCCTGTACGGCTATCCGGCGATCCTGCGCGGCTCGCACTACGGCTTCAATCCCACCGCCGACCGCACCTTCCCGCGGCAGGTCTCGGCGCTGCGTTCGTTGCCGGCGACCTTCGCGTACTCGTCCGGCGGCAGCAACCTGGCCGGCGACTTCGCCTACGACCTGTTCTTCCGCTGGGACAGCACGGTGTCCTCCAGCGCGATTCCGCAGGCCGAGGTGATGATCTGGGGCGGCCACAACTCGTATCCGATCGGCACCCTCACTGCCAGCAACGTCATCAGCGCCGGCGGCTACACCTTCGATCTGTGGGAAGGCATGAACAGCGCCGCCGGCTACTACGTCTACACCTTCATTCCGCACAACACCGCGGGCCAGCCGACCCTGCCGAGCAACGGCAATCTCAACATCGACATCAAGCCGTTCCTGACCTGGCTGCATACGCACCGCGCGCAGGACGGACGCTTCAGCAACGCGATGTACCTGCACGTGGTCGAGGCCGGTTTCGAGGTGGTGCGCGGCAACGGCTGGGCCTGGATCCAGGCCAATATCGGCGCCAACTGA
- a CDS encoding amidohydrolase family protein: MSRARLSSPRLAQRLALAACLLLGSAPGFAQDVLIRGATVHTAGARGTLANADVLVQGGVIRAVGPGLSAPAGVAVVEAKGRPLTPALFGGITEIGIEEVSGEASTVDSTLTLPHDQPMRPEFDVTLAYNPESVLIPVARVEGIGFTALGANTGGAFVAGQGAVMRLDGGADPIGPRALYLHLGSDALELSGKSRAAQWMLLDQLVAEARGRMPADSPHALLTPAGRAVLVRYLAGQGRIVVTVNRAADIRQLLRWAQREKVRIAIAGGDEGWKLAPELAKAQVPVFVNALDDLPASFDQIGATLENAARLNAAGVAVSFTQGGDGAHNARKQRQLAGNAVAHGLPWDAALAGLTRVPAEAFGVGDRLGSIAPGKLADLVLWEGDPLDVAHYAEQVWLGGRAIPMRSRQTELRDRYMQQSGALPKAYMH, encoded by the coding sequence ATGAGCCGCGCCCGACTCTCGTCCCCTCGCCTGGCGCAGCGCCTGGCGCTGGCCGCCTGCCTGCTGCTGGGCAGCGCGCCCGGGTTCGCCCAGGACGTGCTGATCCGCGGCGCCACCGTGCACACCGCCGGCGCCCGCGGCACCCTCGCCAATGCCGACGTACTGGTCCAGGGCGGCGTGATCCGCGCGGTCGGCCCCGGCCTGAGCGCGCCGGCCGGCGTCGCCGTGGTCGAGGCCAAGGGCCGGCCGCTGACCCCGGCGCTGTTCGGCGGCATCACCGAGATCGGCATCGAGGAGGTCTCCGGCGAGGCCTCCACCGTCGACAGCACGCTGACCCTGCCGCACGACCAGCCGATGCGTCCGGAGTTCGACGTCACCCTGGCCTACAACCCCGAATCGGTGCTGATCCCGGTCGCACGCGTGGAAGGCATCGGCTTCACCGCGCTCGGCGCCAACACCGGCGGCGCCTTCGTCGCCGGCCAGGGCGCGGTGATGCGCCTGGACGGCGGCGCCGACCCGATCGGCCCGCGCGCGCTGTACCTGCACCTGGGCAGCGATGCGCTGGAACTGAGCGGCAAGTCGCGCGCGGCGCAGTGGATGCTGCTCGACCAACTGGTCGCCGAAGCGCGCGGGCGCATGCCCGCCGACTCGCCGCACGCGCTGCTGACCCCGGCCGGACGCGCGGTGCTGGTGCGCTACCTCGCCGGCCAGGGCCGCATCGTGGTGACGGTGAACCGCGCGGCCGACATCCGCCAGCTGCTGCGTTGGGCACAGCGCGAGAAGGTGCGCATCGCCATCGCCGGCGGCGACGAGGGCTGGAAGCTGGCGCCGGAACTGGCGAAGGCGCAGGTGCCGGTGTTCGTCAACGCGCTGGACGACCTGCCGGCCAGCTTCGACCAGATCGGCGCCACCCTGGAGAACGCCGCACGCCTCAACGCCGCCGGCGTGGCGGTGAGCTTCACCCAGGGCGGCGACGGCGCGCACAACGCGCGCAAGCAGCGGCAACTGGCCGGCAACGCGGTCGCGCACGGGTTGCCGTGGGACGCCGCCCTGGCCGGCCTGACCCGGGTCCCGGCCGAGGCCTTCGGCGTGGGCGATCGCCTGGGCAGCATCGCCCCGGGCAAGCTCGCCGACCTGGTGCTGTGGGAAGGCGACCCGCTGGACGTGGCGCATTACGCCGAGCAGGTCTGGCTGGGTGGCCGCGCCATCCCGATGCGCTCGCGGCAGACCGAGCTGCGCGACCGCTACATGCAGCAGAGCGGCGCGCTGCCGAAGGCGTACATGCACTAA
- a CDS encoding amidohydrolase, which translates to MRHLLLACLGVALCGPAAAASRFVDDPYPSTYRALPSVPVLIEHATVLTGTGERLDDADVLLQDGRVQAVGRALAAPANATRIDGHGKWVTPGIIDVHSHLGVYPSPGVSAHSDGNEATAPVTPNVWAEHSIWPQDPGFGTALAGGVTALQVLPGSANLVGGRGVTLKNVPATTYQAMKFPGAPWGLKMACGENPKRVYGEKGGPSTRMGNVAGYRAAFIDASEYLRKNAPKQKSPPKRHWWSRGNGDNDSSGDSGGKRDLKLDTLAGAINGDIRVHIHCYRADEMTTMLDLAKEFGFKIAAFHHGVEAYKIADRLAQENVCGALWADWWGFKMEAFDGIQENIALVDRPANGCAIVHSDSEEGIQRLNQEAAKAMAAGRRAGMEIPPERAIRWLTSNPAKALGIDRQTGSLEPGKMADVVLWNGNPFSSYALADKVYIDGAQVYDRADRRLQPTSDFMLGQEAAR; encoded by the coding sequence ATGCGTCATCTGTTGCTCGCCTGCCTGGGCGTGGCGTTGTGCGGCCCTGCCGCGGCCGCCTCGCGTTTCGTCGACGATCCCTATCCCAGCACCTACCGCGCGCTGCCGTCGGTGCCGGTGCTGATCGAACACGCCACCGTGCTCACCGGCACCGGCGAGCGCCTGGACGATGCCGACGTGCTGCTGCAGGACGGCCGCGTGCAGGCGGTCGGCCGTGCGCTGGCCGCGCCGGCCAACGCCACCCGCATCGACGGCCACGGCAAGTGGGTCACCCCCGGCATCATCGACGTGCACTCGCACCTGGGCGTCTACCCCAGCCCGGGCGTCAGCGCGCACAGCGACGGCAACGAGGCGACCGCGCCGGTGACCCCGAACGTGTGGGCGGAGCATTCGATCTGGCCGCAGGATCCCGGCTTCGGCACCGCGCTGGCCGGCGGCGTCACCGCGCTGCAGGTGCTGCCCGGCTCGGCCAACCTGGTCGGCGGCCGTGGCGTCACGTTGAAGAACGTGCCGGCCACCACCTACCAGGCGATGAAGTTCCCCGGCGCACCGTGGGGCCTGAAGATGGCCTGCGGCGAGAACCCCAAGCGGGTCTACGGCGAGAAGGGCGGCCCTTCCACGCGCATGGGCAACGTCGCCGGCTACCGCGCCGCCTTCATCGACGCCAGCGAATACCTGCGCAAGAACGCGCCCAAGCAGAAGAGCCCGCCCAAGCGCCACTGGTGGAGCCGCGGCAACGGCGACAACGACAGCAGCGGCGACAGCGGCGGCAAGCGCGACCTCAAGCTGGATACCCTGGCCGGCGCCATCAACGGCGACATCCGCGTGCATATCCACTGCTACCGCGCCGACGAGATGACCACCATGCTCGACCTGGCCAAGGAGTTCGGCTTCAAGATCGCCGCGTTCCACCATGGCGTGGAGGCCTACAAGATCGCCGACCGCCTGGCCCAGGAGAACGTCTGCGGCGCGCTGTGGGCCGACTGGTGGGGCTTCAAGATGGAGGCCTTCGACGGCATCCAGGAGAACATCGCCCTGGTCGACCGCCCCGCCAACGGCTGCGCGATCGTGCACTCGGATTCGGAGGAAGGCATCCAGCGGCTCAACCAGGAAGCGGCCAAGGCGATGGCCGCCGGCCGCCGCGCCGGCATGGAGATCCCGCCCGAACGCGCGATCCGCTGGCTGACCAGCAACCCGGCCAAGGCGCTGGGCATCGACAGGCAGACCGGTTCGCTGGAGCCGGGCAAGATGGCCGACGTGGTGCTGTGGAACGGCAACCCCTTCAGCTCATACGCCCTGGCCGACAAGGTCTACATCGACGGCGCGCAGGTCTACGACCGCGCCGACCGCCGCCTGCAACCGACCTCCGATTTCATGCTCGGCCAGGAGGCTGCCCGATGA
- a CDS encoding DUF924 family protein → MTDTPARTVVDFWRSAGRERWFAANDSFDANVRQHLLEAHHAAARGERVDWLADAEGALALLLLLDQVPRNVFRGSAHAFATDGLACRYADQALAAGFDQQADAELRMFFYLPYTHAEDAARQRQAVELFSALGDAESLQWAVVHEDVIQRFGRFPQRNAALGRTTTAEEQAFLDAGGFAG, encoded by the coding sequence ATGACCGACACCCCCGCGCGCACCGTCGTGGACTTCTGGCGCAGCGCCGGCCGCGAACGCTGGTTCGCCGCCAACGACTCCTTCGACGCCAATGTCCGCCAGCACCTGCTGGAGGCGCACCATGCCGCCGCGCGTGGCGAACGCGTCGACTGGCTGGCCGACGCCGAGGGTGCGCTGGCGCTGCTGCTGTTGCTCGACCAGGTGCCGCGCAACGTGTTCCGCGGCAGCGCACACGCCTTCGCCACCGACGGCCTGGCCTGCCGCTACGCCGACCAGGCGCTGGCGGCCGGCTTCGACCAGCAGGCCGATGCGGAACTGCGGATGTTCTTCTACCTGCCCTACACGCATGCCGAGGACGCGGCGCGGCAGCGCCAGGCGGTGGAGCTGTTCAGCGCGCTCGGCGACGCGGAGTCGCTGCAGTGGGCGGTGGTGCACGAGGACGTGATCCAGCGCTTCGGCCGCTTCCCGCAACGCAATGCGGCGCTGGGGCGCACGACCACGGCGGAGGAGCAGGCGTTTCTGGATGCGGGTGGGTTCGCTGGGTGA